The following are encoded in a window of Streptomyces sp. 11x1 genomic DNA:
- a CDS encoding dipeptidase, translated as MSQSVDSDVSVVRTYIENHRAAFLDDLVEWLRIPSVSAQPDHATDVRRSADWLAAKLGETGFPTAEVWETAGAPAVFAEWPSTDADAPTVLVYGHHDVQPATREDGWDTEPFDPVIRGNRLHARGAADDKGQVFFHTLGVRAHLAATGRTAPAVHLKMLIEGEEESGSPHFRALVEARAERLAADAVVVSDTGMWAEDTPTVCTGMRGLAECEIRLYGPDQDIHSGSFGGAVPNPATEIARLVAALHDEHARVAIPGFYDGVVELTDRERELFAELPFDEERWLRTARSTTAHGEAGHTTLERIWARPTAEVNGIGGGYQGAGSKTIIPSSAMVKLSFRLVAGQDPDHIEKAVSAWAAERIPAGIRHEITFTGSTRPCLTPLDHPALRAVVRAMGRAFQQPVRHTREGGSGPAADLQEVLGAPVLFLGISVPSDGWHAPNEKVELDLLLKGVETSAYLWGELAESTHGAH; from the coding sequence ATGAGCCAGTCCGTTGACAGCGACGTCAGCGTCGTCCGTACGTATATCGAGAACCACCGTGCCGCCTTCCTCGACGACCTCGTGGAGTGGCTGCGCATCCCGTCGGTCTCGGCCCAGCCCGACCACGCGACGGACGTACGGCGCAGCGCCGACTGGCTGGCCGCCAAGCTCGGGGAGACCGGCTTCCCGACGGCGGAGGTCTGGGAGACGGCGGGAGCGCCCGCGGTCTTCGCGGAATGGCCCTCCACGGACGCCGACGCACCCACGGTGCTGGTCTACGGCCACCACGACGTGCAGCCCGCGACGCGCGAGGACGGCTGGGACACCGAGCCGTTCGACCCCGTGATCCGTGGGAACCGACTCCACGCGCGCGGGGCGGCCGACGACAAGGGGCAGGTGTTCTTCCACACACTCGGTGTCCGCGCCCACCTCGCCGCCACCGGCCGCACCGCCCCCGCCGTCCACCTGAAGATGCTGATCGAGGGCGAGGAGGAATCCGGCTCCCCGCACTTCCGCGCCCTGGTCGAGGCCCGGGCCGAACGGCTCGCCGCCGACGCGGTGGTCGTCTCCGACACCGGAATGTGGGCCGAGGACACCCCCACCGTCTGCACCGGCATGCGCGGCCTCGCCGAGTGCGAGATCCGGCTGTACGGCCCCGACCAGGACATCCACTCCGGCTCCTTCGGCGGCGCCGTACCGAACCCGGCCACCGAGATCGCCCGTCTCGTCGCCGCCCTGCACGACGAGCACGCGCGCGTGGCGATCCCCGGCTTCTACGACGGCGTCGTCGAACTCACCGACCGCGAGCGCGAACTCTTCGCCGAACTGCCCTTCGACGAGGAGCGATGGCTGCGCACGGCCAGGTCGACCACGGCGCACGGCGAAGCCGGTCACACCACCCTGGAACGCATCTGGGCCCGCCCGACCGCCGAGGTCAACGGCATCGGCGGCGGCTATCAGGGCGCCGGAAGCAAGACGATCATCCCGTCCTCGGCCATGGTGAAGCTGTCCTTCCGCCTGGTCGCCGGCCAGGACCCGGATCACATCGAGAAGGCGGTCTCCGCCTGGGCCGCCGAACGCATCCCCGCCGGGATCCGGCACGAGATCACGTTCACCGGCTCCACCCGCCCCTGCCTGACGCCCCTGGACCACCCGGCCCTGCGGGCGGTCGTACGGGCCATGGGCCGCGCATTCCAGCAGCCGGTCCGCCACACGCGCGAGGGCGGCTCCGGCCCCGCCGCCGACCTCCAGGAAGTCCTCGGCGCCCCCGTCCTCTTCCTGGGCATCTCCGTCCCCTCCGACGGCTGGCACGCCCCCAACGAGAAGGTCGAACTCGATCTGCTCCTCAAGGGCGTCGAGACCAGCGCGTACCTCTGGGGCGAACTGGCCGAAAGCACCCACGGGGCACACTGA
- a CDS encoding ATP-dependent DNA helicase, with protein MSARISDPEQLKELLGIPFTPEQTACVVAPPAPQVIVAGAGSGKTTVMAARVVWLVGTGQVAPEQVLGLTFTNKAAGELAERVRKALVKAGITDPDVIDPDNPPGEPVISTYHAFAGRLLADHGLRIGLEPTSRLLADATRYQLAARVLRESPGPYPALTRSFPDLVSDLLTLDSELAEHLVRPEDLRAYDTDLLRELEGAKLTNADLRKVPEAAAARRELTELVGRYRAAKRERDLLDFGDQIALSAGLARLPEVGRILRDEFRVVLLDEYQDTSVAQRVLLSGLFGGGTGHPVTAVGDPCQAIYGWRGASVANLDDFPEHFAHPDGSPATRQSLSENRRSGGRLLDLANGLAEPLRAMHAGVEALRPAPGAERDGVVRCALLNTHAEELDWLADSIAHLVRTGKEPGEIAVLCRTATDFAEIQGALVARDIPVEVVGLSGLLHLPEVADLVAVCEVLQDPGANASLVRLLTGPRWRIGPRDLALLGRRARLLVSHARVDGDADPDRRLAAAVEGVDPSEVISLADALDTFLELPLEAEAEDDGLPFSPDARVRFARLAAELRDLRRSLADPLMDVLHRVLAVTGLEVELSASPHALAARRRETLSNFLDIAASFAANSAGEATLLAFLGFLRTAAQYEKGLDNALPGGENTVKVLTAHKSKGLEWDVVAVPGLVTGTFPSTQGREKWTAQGKVLPHELRGDADTLPDVEAWDSRGLKAFQEAMKEHQHTEELRLGYVTFTRPRSLLLGSGHWWGPSQKRPRGPSDFLKALYDHCVAGHGEIETWADEPEEDAENPALHATAADHAWPLPLDDTALMRRRAAARTVLAHLDRAASHEDTHPGAAEEDFPDEPPIDEDDDLFIDEDEAPFIDEDTDDWDTWSSDRPAQAPHARVGPAQSPHARVDRPAPDGRTPAVPHARRHPGASGLTPEEARTVASWDRDLDALTGELVRARAKVTDVPLPASLTTSQLMRLAADPDGFAQELARPMPRPPQPAARRGTRFHAWLEARFEELRLPMLEPEELPGSEAEIADELDLEALKEAFERTPYAHRTPHRVEAPFQIDIAGRVVRGRIDAVYRTDDGDGTTTYEIVDWKTSRTRAADPLQLAVYRLAWAEQQGVPLESVDAVFLYVRTGAVVRPANLPGRDALERLLLEESGTAEGPDSATAGPEPSADGPEAFTDEPPDEHAAAGR; from the coding sequence ATGTCCGCCCGTATCAGCGATCCCGAGCAGCTCAAGGAGCTCCTCGGCATCCCGTTCACCCCGGAGCAGACGGCCTGCGTCGTTGCGCCGCCCGCGCCGCAGGTGATCGTGGCGGGAGCCGGGTCGGGCAAGACCACCGTGATGGCCGCGCGCGTGGTGTGGCTGGTCGGCACCGGGCAGGTCGCCCCCGAACAGGTGCTCGGCCTGACGTTCACGAACAAGGCGGCGGGCGAACTCGCCGAGCGCGTACGCAAGGCACTGGTCAAAGCGGGCATCACCGACCCGGACGTGATCGACCCGGACAACCCGCCGGGCGAGCCGGTCATCTCCACCTACCACGCCTTCGCGGGCCGCCTGCTGGCCGACCACGGCCTGCGCATCGGCCTGGAACCCACCTCTCGGCTCCTCGCCGACGCCACCCGCTACCAGCTCGCCGCACGCGTCCTGAGGGAGTCCCCGGGCCCCTACCCGGCACTGACCCGCTCCTTCCCCGACCTGGTCAGCGACCTGCTGACCCTCGATTCCGAACTCGCCGAGCACCTCGTACGACCCGAGGACCTGCGCGCGTACGACACCGACCTGCTGCGCGAACTGGAGGGTGCCAAGCTCACCAACGCGGATCTGCGCAAGGTCCCCGAGGCGGCCGCCGCCCGACGTGAACTCACCGAACTGGTCGGCCGCTACCGCGCGGCCAAGCGTGAGCGGGACCTCCTCGACTTCGGCGACCAGATCGCCCTGTCCGCCGGCCTCGCCCGACTCCCCGAGGTGGGGCGCATCCTGCGGGACGAGTTCCGCGTGGTCCTGCTCGACGAGTACCAGGACACCTCGGTCGCCCAACGCGTCCTGCTGTCAGGTCTGTTCGGGGGCGGCACCGGCCATCCCGTGACGGCCGTGGGCGACCCCTGCCAGGCGATCTACGGCTGGCGCGGCGCCTCCGTCGCCAACCTCGACGACTTCCCCGAGCACTTCGCCCACCCCGACGGCAGCCCCGCGACCCGCCAGTCGCTCAGCGAGAACCGCCGCAGCGGCGGCCGTCTGCTCGACCTCGCCAACGGTCTCGCCGAGCCCCTGCGGGCCATGCACGCGGGCGTGGAGGCCCTCCGGCCCGCCCCCGGCGCCGAACGCGACGGCGTGGTCCGCTGCGCCCTGCTGAACACGCACGCCGAGGAACTGGACTGGCTCGCCGACTCGATCGCCCACCTGGTGCGCACCGGCAAGGAACCCGGCGAGATCGCGGTCCTGTGCCGCACCGCCACCGACTTCGCCGAGATCCAGGGCGCGCTCGTCGCCCGGGACATCCCGGTCGAGGTCGTCGGTCTCTCCGGACTGCTGCACCTCCCCGAGGTCGCCGACCTCGTCGCGGTCTGCGAGGTCCTCCAGGATCCCGGGGCCAACGCCTCCCTCGTCCGCCTCCTCACCGGCCCGCGCTGGCGGATCGGACCCCGCGATCTCGCCCTCCTCGGGCGCCGGGCCAGGCTGCTCGTGTCCCACGCGCGCGTGGACGGCGACGCCGACCCGGACCGCCGGCTCGCCGCGGCCGTCGAGGGCGTCGACCCCTCCGAGGTGATCTCGCTGGCGGACGCCCTGGACACCTTCCTGGAACTCCCCCTCGAAGCCGAGGCGGAGGACGACGGCCTGCCGTTCTCGCCCGACGCGCGCGTCCGGTTCGCCCGGCTCGCCGCCGAACTGCGCGACCTTCGCCGCTCGCTCGCCGACCCCCTCATGGACGTCCTCCACCGCGTCCTCGCCGTCACCGGCCTGGAGGTGGAACTCTCCGCCTCCCCCCACGCGCTCGCCGCCCGCCGCCGCGAGACCCTGTCCAACTTCCTGGACATCGCCGCCTCCTTCGCCGCCAACAGCGCCGGAGAGGCCACCCTCCTCGCCTTCCTCGGTTTCCTGCGCACGGCCGCCCAGTACGAGAAGGGCCTCGACAACGCCCTGCCAGGGGGAGAGAACACCGTCAAGGTCCTCACCGCCCACAAGTCCAAGGGCCTGGAATGGGACGTCGTCGCCGTCCCCGGTCTGGTCACCGGCACCTTCCCCAGCACCCAGGGCCGGGAGAAGTGGACCGCCCAGGGCAAGGTCCTGCCGCACGAGCTGCGCGGCGACGCCGACACCCTCCCGGACGTCGAGGCCTGGGACTCGCGCGGCCTGAAGGCCTTCCAGGAGGCCATGAAGGAACACCAGCACACCGAGGAACTCCGCCTCGGCTACGTGACGTTCACCCGCCCCCGCTCCCTGCTCCTCGGCTCCGGCCACTGGTGGGGCCCGTCCCAGAAGCGCCCCCGTGGGCCGTCCGACTTCCTCAAGGCCCTGTACGACCACTGTGTCGCCGGGCACGGCGAGATCGAGACATGGGCCGACGAGCCGGAGGAGGACGCCGAGAACCCCGCTCTGCACGCGACGGCGGCCGACCACGCCTGGCCGCTCCCGCTCGACGACACGGCTCTGATGCGCCGCAGGGCGGCGGCCCGGACCGTCCTGGCCCACCTGGACCGCGCCGCCTCCCACGAGGACACGCATCCGGGGGCCGCAGAGGAGGACTTCCCGGACGAACCACCCATCGACGAGGACGACGACCTCTTCATCGACGAGGACGAGGCCCCCTTCATCGACGAGGACACCGACGACTGGGACACCTGGTCGTCGGATCGTCCCGCACAGGCTCCGCACGCGCGCGTGGGCCCCGCGCAGAGCCCCCACGCGCGCGTGGACCGTCCCGCGCCGGACGGACGCACGCCCGCCGTGCCGCACGCCCGCAGGCATCCCGGCGCGTCCGGGCTCACCCCCGAGGAGGCCCGCACCGTGGCCTCGTGGGACCGCGACCTGGACGCCCTCACCGGGGAACTCGTACGAGCCCGCGCGAAGGTCACCGACGTACCCCTGCCGGCGTCGCTGACCACCTCGCAGCTGATGCGTCTCGCCGCCGATCCGGACGGCTTCGCGCAGGAGCTCGCCCGCCCCATGCCGCGCCCCCCACAGCCCGCGGCCCGGCGCGGCACCCGTTTCCACGCCTGGCTGGAGGCCCGTTTCGAAGAGCTGCGGCTGCCGATGCTGGAGCCCGAGGAACTGCCCGGCAGCGAGGCCGAGATCGCGGACGAACTGGACCTGGAGGCCCTCAAGGAGGCATTCGAACGCACGCCGTACGCGCACCGCACCCCCCACCGGGTCGAGGCCCCCTTCCAGATCGACATAGCCGGCCGGGTCGTGCGCGGCCGTATCGACGCCGTCTACCGGACCGACGACGGCGACGGGACGACGACGTACGAGATCGTCGACTGGAAGACCAGCCGCACCCGCGCCGCCGACCCGCTCCAGCTCGCCGTCTACCGGCTGGCCTGGGCCGAGCAGCAGGGCGTGCCCCTGGAGTCCGTCGACGCCGTCTTCCTGTACGTCCGCACCGGAGCCGTCGTCCGGCCGGCGAACCTCCCCGGCCGGGACGCACTGGAAAGACTGCTCCTGGAGGAATCCGGTACCGCAGAGGGACCGGATTCGGCCACGGCGGGACCGGAGCCGTCGGCGGACGGACCGGAGGCGTTCACAGACGAACCGCCGGACGAGCATGCCGCCGCGGGCCGATAG
- a CDS encoding ATP-dependent DNA helicase, giving the protein MSSSFSTRRLSHTQVRQGSRGAYRLVRTPPARTDPPRLDAEQRGVVDHERGPLLVLAGPGTGKTTTLVESVAARIARGGDPARVLVLTFSRKAAVELRDRMALRLGATRAPQATTFHSFCYALVRAHQNSDLFVEPLRLLSGPEQDVAVRELLAGQPDLERLGLAHVRWPDELRACLTTRGFADEVRAVLARSRELGLAPDDLRAFATRIGRPDWLAASAFLAEYLDVLDLQGVLDYAELVHRAVLLAGRPDVARRLSAQYDAVYVDEYQDTDPAQVRLLRTLAGGGRTLVAFGDPDQSIYTFRGADVNGILEFPQAFPRADGSRAPVAVLRNSRRSGASLLGATRLLTQRMPLTRLPAEKVRAHRELRPVRDGGSVEVYTYPTPGTELDNIADILRRAHLEDGVPWSEMAVLVRAGARTIPSIRRTLTAAGVPLEIDGDDLPLRHEPAVQPLLTALRAVARAELGETTAVTGSAEEADESPEVSEPADPSGRSHPSDAQPCWLDTETALDLLASPLAGMDTADLRRLGRALREEERAGGNPVPPPSDELLARALAEPERLVAHDPVYARGAQRLGALLRKAREGLAGGGTAEEALWELWDGTPWPRRLERAARRGGTAGRNADRDLDAVCALFATVARAEERTGGLGALNFLAEIEAEDIAADTLTGRAVRPAAVRLMTAHRAKGLQWRLVVVAGVQEGLWPDLRRRGSLLEADRIGRDGLAEPLTPGALLAEERRLFYVAATRARERLVVTAVKAPADDGDQPSRFLTELGVEPKDVTGRPRRPLSVAALVAELRATTVDPRVSETLREAAALRLARLAALSDEDGRPLVPSAHPHRWWGMFEPTESKVPLRNRDQPVVLSGSALDQLANTCALQWFLGREVKADAPATAAQGFGNVIHVLADEVASGRTPADLDVLMERLDSVWNALAFDAPWKSDQEKQHARVALERFLQWHVMDRAGRAPVASEHDFDVTLEAGDYEVRIRGSMDRVETDTEGRAYVVDFKTGKQSVSSAEVSRHPQLAVYQLAVREGAVDEPFGGVRPEPGGAELVQLRQGAAKKNGGESVPKVQAQGPVEGAEGEWVADLLATAAGKVLDERFSPTAGQHCAHCAFRASCSARPEGRHVVE; this is encoded by the coding sequence GTGAGCTCCTCTTTCTCCACCAGGCGCCTGTCGCACACCCAGGTGCGACAGGGGAGCCGTGGCGCTTACCGACTGGTGCGTACCCCACCGGCCCGGACGGACCCCCCTCGTCTGGACGCCGAGCAGCGCGGCGTGGTTGACCACGAGCGGGGGCCTCTGCTCGTTCTCGCAGGTCCGGGCACCGGCAAGACGACCACGCTCGTCGAGTCGGTGGCGGCCCGCATCGCTCGCGGGGGCGACCCGGCGCGCGTGCTGGTCCTCACCTTCAGCCGCAAGGCCGCCGTGGAACTGCGCGACCGCATGGCGCTGCGCCTGGGCGCCACGCGCGCCCCCCAGGCCACCACCTTCCACTCCTTCTGCTACGCGCTGGTCCGCGCCCACCAAAACAGCGACCTGTTCGTCGAGCCCCTGCGGCTGCTGTCCGGCCCGGAACAGGATGTGGCGGTCCGGGAACTCCTGGCGGGCCAGCCCGACCTCGAACGCCTCGGCCTCGCGCACGTGCGCTGGCCGGACGAACTGCGCGCCTGCCTGACCACACGCGGCTTCGCCGACGAGGTCCGCGCGGTCCTCGCCCGCAGCCGCGAACTGGGCCTGGCCCCAGACGACCTGCGCGCCTTCGCCACGCGCATCGGCCGCCCGGACTGGCTCGCGGCCTCCGCCTTCCTCGCCGAGTACCTCGACGTCCTCGACCTCCAGGGCGTGCTCGACTACGCGGAACTGGTCCATCGCGCGGTGCTCCTGGCCGGCCGCCCCGACGTCGCCCGGCGGCTTTCCGCCCAGTACGACGCGGTCTACGTCGACGAGTACCAGGACACGGACCCCGCGCAGGTACGGCTGCTGCGGACCCTCGCCGGAGGCGGCCGCACCCTGGTCGCCTTCGGCGATCCCGACCAGTCCATCTACACCTTCCGGGGCGCCGACGTGAACGGCATCCTGGAGTTCCCGCAGGCCTTCCCGCGCGCGGACGGCAGCCGGGCACCGGTCGCGGTCCTCAGGAATTCCCGCCGCTCGGGAGCGAGCCTGCTCGGCGCCACCCGCCTGCTCACCCAGCGCATGCCGCTCACCCGCCTCCCCGCCGAGAAGGTACGCGCCCACCGCGAGCTGAGGCCCGTACGGGACGGAGGAAGCGTCGAGGTCTACACGTACCCGACGCCGGGCACCGAACTGGACAACATCGCGGACATCCTCCGCCGGGCCCATCTGGAGGACGGCGTCCCCTGGAGCGAAATGGCCGTCCTGGTGCGCGCCGGCGCCCGCACGATCCCCTCGATCCGGCGCACCCTCACCGCCGCGGGCGTTCCCCTGGAGATCGACGGCGACGACCTGCCCCTGCGCCACGAACCGGCCGTACAGCCCCTGCTGACGGCGTTGCGAGCGGTGGCGCGGGCGGAGCTGGGGGAGACGACGGCCGTGACGGGCTCGGCAGAGGAGGCCGACGAGTCACCCGAGGTGTCCGAACCGGCGGATCCGTCCGGGCGGTCCCACCCGTCCGACGCGCAGCCCTGCTGGCTCGACACCGAAACCGCCCTCGACCTCCTCGCCTCCCCCTTGGCGGGTATGGACACCGCCGATCTGCGGCGCTTGGGCCGCGCGTTGCGCGAGGAGGAGCGAGCCGGCGGCAACCCCGTACCGCCGCCGTCGGACGAACTGCTGGCACGCGCGCTGGCGGAGCCGGAACGGCTGGTGGCACACGATCCGGTGTACGCGAGGGGCGCGCAGCGCCTCGGCGCGCTGCTGCGAAAGGCCCGTGAAGGCCTCGCGGGCGGCGGAACGGCCGAGGAGGCGCTGTGGGAGCTGTGGGACGGCACGCCGTGGCCCCGGCGCCTGGAGCGCGCCGCCCGGCGCGGTGGCACGGCCGGGCGCAACGCGGACCGTGACCTGGACGCCGTGTGCGCGCTGTTCGCCACTGTGGCACGCGCGGAGGAGCGCACCGGCGGCCTGGGCGCCCTCAACTTCCTGGCGGAGATCGAGGCCGAGGACATCGCTGCCGACACGCTGACCGGGCGGGCCGTCCGCCCCGCCGCCGTACGCCTGATGACCGCGCACCGCGCCAAGGGGTTGCAGTGGCGCCTGGTTGTCGTCGCGGGTGTCCAGGAGGGGCTCTGGCCGGACCTCCGGCGCCGCGGTTCGCTCCTGGAGGCCGACCGCATCGGGCGCGACGGTCTCGCCGAACCGCTCACGCCGGGCGCCCTCCTCGCCGAGGAACGCCGTCTGTTCTACGTGGCCGCCACGCGCGCGCGTGAACGCCTCGTCGTCACCGCGGTGAAAGCCCCCGCCGACGACGGCGACCAGCCCTCCCGTTTCCTCACCGAACTGGGGGTCGAGCCGAAGGACGTCACAGGCCGTCCCCGCCGCCCGCTGTCCGTGGCCGCTCTCGTCGCCGAGCTGCGCGCCACCACGGTGGACCCGCGCGTTTCCGAGACGCTCCGCGAGGCGGCCGCCCTGCGGCTGGCCCGGCTGGCCGCGCTGAGCGACGAGGACGGCCGTCCGCTCGTGCCGTCGGCGCATCCCCACCGCTGGTGGGGCATGTTCGAGCCGACCGAGAGCAAGGTGCCGCTCAGGAACCGTGACCAGCCCGTCGTGCTGTCCGGCAGCGCCCTCGATCAGCTCGCCAACACCTGCGCCCTGCAGTGGTTCCTGGGTCGTGAGGTGAAGGCCGACGCGCCCGCGACCGCCGCCCAGGGGTTCGGCAACGTCATCCACGTGCTCGCCGACGAGGTCGCCTCCGGGCGCACCCCGGCCGACCTCGACGTCCTCATGGAACGCCTCGACTCCGTGTGGAACGCGCTCGCCTTCGACGCACCCTGGAAGTCGGACCAGGAGAAGCAGCACGCGCGCGTGGCGCTCGAACGCTTCCTGCAGTGGCATGTCATGGACCGAGCGGGGCGGGCCCCGGTGGCCAGCGAGCACGACTTCGACGTCACCCTCGAAGCGGGCGACTACGAGGTGCGCATCCGGGGCTCCATGGACCGCGTCGAGACCGACACCGAGGGCCGCGCCTACGTCGTCGACTTCAAGACCGGCAAGCAGTCCGTGAGTTCCGCCGAGGTGAGCCGCCACCCCCAGCTCGCCGTGTACCAGCTCGCGGTCCGCGAGGGAGCTGTCGACGAGCCCTTCGGTGGCGTACGCCCCGAACCGGGCGGCGCCGAACTCGTCCAGCTGCGGCAGGGGGCCGCCAAGAAGAACGGTGGCGAGAGCGTCCCCAAGGTGCAGGCGCAGGGCCCCGTCGAGGGCGCGGAAGGGGAGTGGGTGGCGGACCTCCTGGCGACCGCCGCGGGCAAGGTCCTGGACGAGCGTTTCTCCCCGACCGCCGGACAACACTGTGCACACTGTGCTTTCCGGGCATCGTGCAGCGCGCGCCCCGAGGGTCGTCACGTGGTCGAGTGA
- a CDS encoding MGMT family protein, whose amino-acid sequence MSEESLPADALPEYAERVLEVADLIPPGRVMTYGDVAEWLGEGGPRQVGRVMALYGGAAPWWRVVRADGVLLPGHELRALDHYRAEATPLREASRASEGHVPRVDMRRARWDGGGGTEGHT is encoded by the coding sequence ATGAGCGAGGAGAGCCTTCCGGCGGACGCCCTGCCGGAGTACGCGGAGCGGGTCCTCGAGGTCGCCGACCTGATCCCGCCGGGGCGGGTCATGACATACGGGGACGTCGCCGAATGGCTGGGGGAGGGCGGTCCGCGCCAGGTGGGCCGCGTCATGGCCCTCTACGGGGGCGCGGCTCCCTGGTGGCGTGTCGTCCGCGCCGACGGAGTCCTGCTGCCCGGCCATGAACTGAGAGCCCTGGACCACTACCGCGCGGAGGCGACCCCCCTGCGCGAGGCGAGCCGAGCCTCCGAGGGCCATGTCCCGCGCGTCGACATGAGACGGGCACGCTGGGACGGCGGTGGAGGCACGGAGGGTCACACCTGA